The genome window ttcctcaggagctcatctagtccaatcccctgctcaaagcaggaccaacaccaactaaatcatcccagccagggctttgtcaagccgggtcttaaaaacctctaaggatggagattccaccacctccctaggtagcccattccagtgcttcaccaccctcctagtgaaatagtgtttccaaatatccaacctaagcctcccccactgcaacttgagaccattgcttcttgttctgtcatctgccatcactgagaacagctgagctccatcctctttggaaccccctttcaggtagtttaaggctgctatcaaatcccccccccactcttctcttctgcagtctaaataaccccagttccctcagcctctccgcctaagtcatgtgctccaggcctctaatcattttcgttgccctccgctggactcgctccaatttttccacatcccttctgtagtggggggaccaaaactggatccTATACTCCAggtgtagcctcaccagtgccaaatagaggggaataatcacttccctagatctgctggcaatgctcctactaatacagcccaatatgctgttgaccttcttggcaacaagggcacactgctgactcatatccagcttctcatccactgtaatccctaggtccttttctgcagaattgctgcttagccagtcggtccccagcctgtagtggtgcatgggatttttccttcctaagtgcaggactctgcacttgtccttgttgaacctctttattttggcccaatcctccaatttgtctagataggtgttgtataaacacagaacaaaaagactgtttcTGTCCCAAGGAGTTCACAATCTAAGTAGATGTCTAAAGTCCTTAGGCACCTACTTTTCCACCACTGAAGTCCCCAAGGCACATTTGGCACCTGAGCCCCAGGAAAGTCCTGACAGCACTAAGCAGCTCTGTGCTGAATTCCCACCAGCTGCCTCAAAGATGGAGAAGGTCCCTTGTGTCCTCCATCTCCCGTGAACATCCATGCGGAAGCCAGACATAGTCTGATACTTAAGAAAGAGCAATTGTTACTCCTTGGGGAATTAtgcaccaaaaatttaaaaaatttgctccaaaaaaataaaatttctgctcacaatatattaaaattctgcatattttatttgtcaaaataacacaatataatcacactggtttaaattattttgataatttatttaaactacaatacaatggatggaaaTGGGAATGGAGAGCATTAGAAGAAATCCTCATACCTCATTTGTCTAATAATAATGTAGCTAgatttgaccctttatttctagttattagtcaacaaatatatgtaGCCATATGCTCAGCGTTACATCACAGACAACTGAAAAGCAAGTGAGAGCTGGtgaatcaaactcacaatttatattggctaccgaccatctccagaaaggtcagtagcaaacagttcatagAGCAGATTTTGATAGGAAatgttttcagtccaaaaatttagaccacttctaatcactaaagcaccataagcatttataagctGTACTGTGCTTACAATAAGACTCCTTTACACTCTGCAAATGTAAaagagccttaaaacttttacacctgttttatatttCAGGGGGATtaacaaagacaatgggaacaattcactaagaaCAATTCATTAAgaaggcaggctgctacattctgctctgcctgaggggacagagcctgccctaCACCTACCTGCTCAGCAACATcccaaagccccgcccctccATACCGAGCATGCCGCAACAGTATATGTCTCTCATACGCACAACTGCCCAGCCCTACACCCCCAGTGCCCAGAGCTGCTCCAGGTGCCCAAACTGGCCTGCCTGAGCTGCTGGGACTCTTGAGGTTTCCTtatgcttccccatcagaagtcatttttctgcagggaagcaaagaaaactgTGGGAGATATAAATTCTGTGCATCCACAGTGATACAGAATTCACCAAGAAGTAAATTATGGAATATTATACAGTTCCCAGACAAAAAGCTGCATTAAGATGGGGTTAAGAGCACATATTGGTAATGTACAGGGAAAaattacagggatgttgtaatttTCCCCAAACAAATATAAACTCAGAAATAACCTCCCCTGCAGTGATGCCCTGCAGTCTGACTCCTAGGCGGGGGGAGcacagggctccatgtgctgcccccgccctgagcactggctccgcacttcCTTTgactgggaaccacagccaacaGGAGCTGGGGTAGTGGTGCCAGCGAGTGAGAGCCGCATGTGGAGCCttctggcccccctgcctaggagctggacctgctggctgcttctcgGGTGCAgtgcggagccaggacaggcagggagcctgccttagccccgctgaccgggagcccgcaaggtaagcccacgccccaaccccagcccagtgaaagtgagtgaaggtgggcgagagtgagccaccaagggggggggggaggggatgtagGGAGCTGGGCTcaaggcctcagagaaggggcggggcagagggcagggcctcggggaaggggcggggttaggaTGTTTAGTGTTGTGtgattggaaagttggcaaccctacacagCGGAGAGAGTCCTGAGTCCAGCAACAAGCATGTGGAAAACGGGAGGGTTTCAAAGTCAGGTTCAACAAGGGGGGGAGGGTTGTCTAGTTTCCCTGGGCTTGCCTGCTcacagggggctggggctggatgacctgtccaggtcccttccagccccacagttcTATGCCCACCCACGGGATAAGGGTTATCACCGCCCCCGTGGGGGCTGGGCCGAGTCAGCGGGCACGCCGGGCAGAAGCGAcaagggctgctggtgggttagGCAGCCGTTGCCTTGCGGTGCTGGGTATTGGGTGCACGGAGTTGGGCCAGTGGGGGGTCCTGGGGCGTAGCTGGGGCACTGGAGGGTCCTTGGGGCGCGAGGAGAAGCTCCGGCGGCGACGCTCAGGGTAACGCTCCGCCTGCGGGCGCAGCCCACGGGGAAGGGCTGGCCGGCTCGGGGCTCCCGTGCCAATCGTCCCAGATCGCTTTGCGCATGCGCGGTTCCTTTCCCTCCAGCCGCACGTGGCGGCGGCAGCGCTGGGCGGGAAGCGGCTGGGCGCTGCCAGGTTTGTGACTAGCTCGGCCCCGGCGGGCTCCCCGGGCATGGGGCAGGCGGAGGGTGCAGGGGGGACTGAGTCCCGCCTTCCCCAGCCGGGGACAGAGCCCAGGTGTCCCTcaacccctccctgcagccactcgtccccttcccctcccactgctgGGGACAGATCCAACCGTCCTGACCCCCAGTGCACCTCCCCGTTACTAGTCCCCACTCACCTCCCATAGCTGGGGGCAGGACATAGGAATtccgacccccagcccctcctgccagcCAATAGCCCCcacgcccttcccacagcccagcACAGAACCGAGCTGTCGTGACTTCCGCAACTCTCCCGCCCCCTTTCTCTTCCCGTTCTCGCCACGCTCCGCAATTGGTACCAATGTTTTAATGCATATCACTGTGGTGTAAGTTTGACAGCATGTCATCTGTGTTGCATAAATCATGGAATGCTTAATTTTTATGCCTTGTGTGTTTTGGTTACCTGTCGAGCAATCTGAACTTCCAGTCAAccaatttttttccaaatgaattttttgttaaaagtcattatttttaagccagtttcatgacaTGCATAATTTTTGAAGGATGAGGATTGGCAACACCAGTGTCAAAAGTACGGTCTCTTTCTGTTGTAATTCTTCTTTCCATGTGAAACATTCAGGTGGCACCTTTTGCTAGACTTCAGTTTGGCTGCCCATGGTCAAGCCAGCTGTTTTAGCCCCAAGAGGGCCCAGTGTAAGAGCAGATGTCATTCTTCATCAGCTATGGAAGACTGAGGCTCAGTAACTCCAGCACAGATTGGAGTTGGGGGAAAATTTCACCCCCCAACACAGACTAAAGACAGGGTGAAGCTGTAAGCCTAACTCTACTGTAATGACTCCCCACCGTAAGGGCCAAGAGCACAACATAGTTGGCTCTGAAATGTGGGAGGGGATTAGAATAAATTGGAAAATTCTGCCTTGTGGTTCAGTGAGGGCCTGTTAATGAGTTACTGAGACAGGTGGGTCCCCAGCACAGTTGTAATCAGCCACGGTACTTGGACATGGCAAAGTATCAGGACACACAATGCCAGGTTGTTGTACAGGATATACAGTCCCCTCTGGCCCCTGCATGGGAAAACCTGCAGCTGCCAGAGCTCACGCAGGGACTTGGTACTGAGGCCTATTTGTCTACCTTCGAACGAGTGGCTGAAGCTTGCCGGTGGCCTAGAGGAGAATGGGTGACACGACTTTTACCAACCCTCCGAGGAAAAGCCCGACAAGCTTACATCAGTCTGGACACCAGAGACAGTAGAGACTATGGGAAAGTGAAGGCAGCCATCCTGCAAGAGGATGGCATCAGCCCAGAGATGCAGCGCCAGCACTTCAGGCAGTTCTGTTACCATGATGTCAAGGGGCCCCAAGAGGTTTACAGCCAACTCCAGGAACTTTGCCATTGCTggctgaagccagagatccaTACCAAAACGCAGATCATGGACCTGCTGGTCCTGGAGCAATTCTAACCACTCTGCCAGAGGAAATGCAGAACTGGATCTGGAAACATAGCCCTGAGACCTGCACTGAAGTGGTGGCCCTGGCAGAGGGTTTCCAACTGGGACAGCCAGAGGCTGGGAGACGGGGGCTACAGGTGAGATCACTGAACCCTGAAGGGTGAGGGAACTGGAGGGATATCAGGCTGTGAGGCCTTCTTCTTGCCATGATAGGGATTTCTCTGTGTTCTTAGGTAGGCCCTGTAAATGCTGCCACCTTTGCTTTTTGCCCAAAGAGCAACCATCAGGACCCATTTATCTGGGTCAGCCAGGAGCTCTCAGGAAAGAAATTGGTTCCATGGTGCCATATCATTGGGTTCAAGAAGGTGCCCTTGATAACTGGGCACTTAGATGAGGTTTTGGGAATTTTGCCAATCACTTCCAGACCAACACTGACTGTTGGGTGCTGaacaggaggctcagggcttcaggctTCTGCCCCACCAGACTTCTTCTGCCCTGTGGGTTGGgagacccccagttgagaactgctgtggTAGAGGGGATTACCCTGAGGTAGTTGAATGCAGGACAGCCCCGCTGGTCTAATATTCAGAGCTCCCCATCTCACTGTCATGACTAAATTTCTCTGGTCCCATCAATTGGCCAAAGAGAATCTCTGGCTATCAAAACTTCAGCCATTTCCCCCACTGCTGCACCCCTAAACCACAGGGACATGGGAGAATGTCCTGGTCCATCATTTCCTGTTGTCTCCCCAGTGGCTCTTTCAGACCTGACTCGAAAGTGAGCCCTAGATTCACTGTAAtgtttgtctctttcccaggtcATGGTGCGTTTCAAGGTTGAAGAAGTGACCTCAGAGAAGATGGCATCCTCTAGAGCATTATCGGAATCTTCTGCCTCCCAGCTGGAACAGCCACAGCCCAATTTGGAGCACATATCCCAAGGGGAACTGATATGGATCAAACCCCTGGAACCCCAGTATGAGCCACCCTCTGTCTCCAAAGAGGACCTCCAGCCCCTCCAGAAAATGGGTAATAAACCTGATATGGCAGAGGATGAGGTGTGGGGGCATCTGAGGGGAATATCTAGGACTGAGCATagggggagggaatgtggggcACTGGCTAGCTGCAGCGGATTAGCAGTGTAATACGGGCCTATCAGTATGGCCCAAGTTTGGCTCTGGCCCAGGTGAGAGCCATTCCAATCTGATAGCTGCTTGTCAGCCCATCTGAAACTCCAGGTACCCATTTTACCAAATCCACCATCACAACTGACCTGTTCTTAACGCCTCTATGGAGAGAAGCAGGAAAGTGTGGGTTACGAACACAGATTTTCCCCTGGCCTCCAGAGCCGATCAGCATTGGTTTGCATGAAGGGGGATGAAGTAGGGAAGCTTGAATTGCTGCTATTACTGCTCTGGGAATCGAGAGGGATAGTTATGATCTAGTTCAAACCCAAATTAACAGGCTTGATATCGGCCTGTATTATAGAGtcagtcagactagatggtcataatatACAGATTTTAAGGCAAAAAAGGAACCATTGTGACCATCTCGTCTGGCCTCCAGAATAAGACAGGCTGAAAAATCACCTGATGATTTTTGCATTGAGTGCATAACTTCCGGGTGACTACGGCATATTTGACTAAGCTAGAGGAaactggcctgtgctatgcaagaggtcagactagatgatcataatgctccCTCCTGATCTTAAAGATCTTTGAGGTAGGTGGATGTATTAGTATCCTACTTCAACTTACCTGTTTTACCCCACCTTTTAacagtgtgtctgtgcagcacgcAGCACAGTGGAGCCCCGATCCGTGTTACCAGGTGTCTGTGAAGTGTTTGGCACAGTGGGGCCTTGATCTTGGTTGGTGCCTCTGTAACTATAAATAATAGGTATATGTGCCTACATAGGTACATATACATCCTAATATAAATGTTCTATTATTATCAAGTGTGATCTGTGTATGTTTACACAACTGCCTTGGTACATCAGACTTCTTATGCTACTACTTGGACAGCTGTATTCCAGGAAAAGAAAGCTGGAAGGGTTCATAGTCAAGATTGTTGGGTTTAATTTGTGACAGATCCTTTACAGTTCCACTTTTCTTTGGTTTCTTTTCTCCCAAGGAACCTGATTATATTTTGATtctcttgtgggtttttttttccctttcctttcagCAGTTGATGTGATCTTGATTGAAGATGAGGAAGTGAATCCTTGGCAGGAAGCGCTCAAGGAAGTCGGAGTGCACAAGATGTCATCTGGAGGTCAGAAAAGGAGCATATCTCAAAACCAGGACTCAAGAGGTCAGAAGAGGAGCGTGTCTCAGAATCTTGATCTGGAAAAAGCCTGTGGGAACCAGCACAGCTCAGAGAGTCAACAGGGAAAGCCCCCAGGGGAGAGCTGCAGTAAGCCCACTCCCCATGGGGGAGATGTAAGAGACCTCAAAGACATCACAGTTTCCCAGAAAACctacccagaacagatccctttTCAGTACACTGAGTGTGGGAAACTCTTCAGTCGCAAGTCAAACCTTCTCCAGCACCAGCGAATGCACAAATCCTACAAGTACACCCAATGCTGGAAGAGCTTCAATCACAACTCAGCACTGACCCAGCACCAGGAGATGCACTGTGGGGAGCACACTTTTGAGTGTGCAGTGTGTGGCGACCACTTCACACGCAGCTCCAGCCTCGTCATCCACCAGAAAATACATTCAAAGGAGAAACCTTACCGGAGCACAGAGTGCAGGGAGTGCTTCCTCACCATCCCTGAGCTTGTGTCCCATTGGGGACTGCACACATGACAAACTGTGAGCAAGTAAACAGCAGGTCTGGAAATAGAAACAAGGCCCTCTGAATCGGGGTTGGTGTCTTATCCAGGGACCATTCTGATGGTCTGTATGTCGGTCTGGTCTGTCCATTAAATTAATAGAGTCCAAAGCCAAAATAGACCATtggaacttccctgaaataattcctagctGTATGTGGATCACAGTGCCAGAATATGTTCTGAGCCTCCCAGAGTAGAGGcaaagacagtccttgctccaGAGATGCCACAGGATTCATATCTAAAGAACAtttgtttttgtacataattaaaTATCTCAAATAAATGAGATAAATAAATGTCTCAAAGGGTTTTGCAGTCCTTATTCATACCTCTCCCAAAGTACTAATCCCCAGAGCCAGAGATGGATTCAGAGGCGgaaccaagaacagaacccaggagtcttagCATACAGTCTTTCACTCTAAGAGGTGAGTGTTGCCCCTTCCTGAGGTTACTTCTCCTTTGGTAATTTGAGACCTGGTCTATGCTACACAGGTCAACATAAAGCAGCTTTTGTCACCCTAATTAtgtccatgtctacactacagccttgtcccgTCAATGTAAGTGCCCTAGTACGCAGACATATCTCCACCTTATGTTAGGGTGACACTGTGTCTGTGTAGACACCGTATTACTTACCTCGGCTGTTAGTTCTGTTGTCCAGCGGAGATGTGAAATTAACAAGAAAGCcaggcagctagagcccagctggACCCCACTCCGGATGGGAGCCCGTGCAAGAATGGATCCTGCTAGACCCCGTTCCTACCTGGGAGCCAAGCGAGAAGCCCGGGCGCCTGGACCCCGCTCCTGTCAGGAACAGGGAGGTGAGAAGCCCTGGGCAgcttcccccacctctcccagcaGGGAACGGCAGGCAGCCAGCCTCTCAGCTGCCCCTCTTAGGTCGCTGGAAGCGCGCCTCGTGAGGATGTGCACCGCTGACCCAAAGAGGGTACTGTGGACATGCTGTAAATCAGGGATCTCGagctcaaatcaccacgagggccacatgaggactagtatattggcccaagggccgcatcactgacaccttttcatataaaggtACAAAAGCCCCCCtgaccccatccccactccaccccttccattaggccccacccctgccccacctcttcccacccctttcccgcccccattccaacctggaggtaggcagaggaacGGGGACGTGGcgtactggggggaggggagcttggcggcccgcaggaaataactcccgGGGAGAGGAcatggggagcttggcgggccacaggaaataaccctgtgggctgcgtgtttgagacccatGTGTAAATCGACCTAATATAGGTCAACTTAAGTTtttagtgtagatgtacccttagaaaCTCTAATTCCCAACATGTGCAGCCCTACACATGGTAACACCAATGAAAACTTCCAGTGTTTGGCCCCATACTACTGTAGCTTACAGCCAGtctacaagcatgcaggtcacaccctgagtgtctgtgtgctaggcagccctggttcagcaactgTTGACCCCAGCAGCCTAGCTATAGCCCAACTCGGGCTTCCACCCTGGGTTTCAACTAGCAAAATGACCCCGACATACTCCCAGTCCAGAATTTCCCCAAAAGCTAgtgccctgaagtgtccagccctcaCCTTGATCATTCAGAGAAATTATAAAGTTTGTTGCTTCTTTAAAGAGACACAAACattacagcttattaacttaactggggcaaatccacccttcccttcaaacacagtGTTGAGTTGGTTtgtagtaaaaaataaaacaattttattaacaATAAGGCATACTTTAAGTaatgccaagtaaaaggaataaagatagaaatGGGTACAAACAAAGTGAGAACGCACACCTAGAACTTAATCTAGCAatgtacaggctttgttcaagatggtttctctccaATCTTCATTCTTCCCACATGGCTAACTTTCCCTCAGTCACGACCTTCTGCAGAAATACAGGATGCTGGCATCCCTTgtcttcctaagtgaaagatatttgcctaagcaggtttctcatctgtattcagtttccagagacttcaacctcCCATTGGTTGAAGCACTCATCTTTCCCAGCTTGCACAAGCTCTGTTCTCTTGTGTTTGTCTAGTGATGGATgtcaaagatggcttctgtcttgGCTTATATCGTTCAAAGTTTAATA of Natator depressus isolate rNatDep1 chromosome 4, rNatDep2.hap1, whole genome shotgun sequence contains these proteins:
- the LOC141986969 gene encoding LOW QUALITY PROTEIN: zinc finger protein 174-like (The sequence of the model RefSeq protein was modified relative to this genomic sequence to represent the inferred CDS: inserted 1 base in 1 codon) yields the protein MAKYQDTQCQVVVQDIQSPLAPAWENLQLPELTQGLGTEAYLSTFERVAEACRWPRGEWVTRLLPTLRGKARQAYISLDTRDSRDYGKVKAAILQEDGISPEMQRQHFRQFCYHDVKGPQEVYSQLQELCHCWLKPEIHTKTQIMDLLVLEQFXTTLPEEMQNWIWKHSPETCTEVVALAEGFQLGQPEAGRRGLQVMVRFKVEEVTSEKMASSRALSESSASQLEQPQPNLEHISQGELIWIKPLEPQYEPPSVSKEDLQPLQKMAVDVILIEDEEVNPWQEALKEVGVHKMSSGGQKRSISQNQDSRGQKRSVSQNLDLEKACGNQHSSESQQGKPPGESCSKPTPHGGDVRDLKDITVSQKTYPEQIPFQYTECGKLFSRKSNLLQHQRMHKSYKYTQCWKSFNHNSALTQHQEMHCGEHTFECAVCGDHFTRSSSLVIHQKIHSKEKPYRSTECRECFLTIPELVSHWGLHT